The following proteins come from a genomic window of Candidatus Binatia bacterium:
- a CDS encoding ATP-binding protein gives MFRPRRHWLAEFLVAVLAASAAAFARSYLSRYFGEQISILIFVPAIAFSAWFGGFVPGVLTTLLAATAHILMPREVPRSLVVDPRSEEIRLALLLGTGILISSLYGSLRFVRRGLERRFDRAQLMLEAARRLSGTLVVEEIHDELRQMIGRAIPFDGMIVSSYDHDSHVARCVYGWVGGRMLDPASLPPLTIDPDGQGMQTEVIRSGKARLFADVRARVRRPGRYFDVDPEGRVHDLSRPGAGPPGARCAMMAPLKLEGRVVGIVQVMSDTAGAYRRDHLASLEAIVAPIAVALQNAELYARAKREIAERLRVEHALTLSEERLLEADRRKDEFLATLAHELRNPLAPIRNAVGLLRSSGADPATIAWSGEVIQRQVGHMARLLDDLLDVSRVSRGRLRLRTERVDLGQVVRHAVEASHPLIEAGRHRLVVEFPPQPIRLDADSTRLAQVFSNLLNNAARYSEPGTTIHISASGEGGEAVVRVTDHGIGIMPSMLPRIFEAFLQIDRSLERSQGGLGIGLTLVKQIVELHGGHVEAHSDGPGKGSVFTVRLPMPNPATVGVGAGEGGTAGAGMAGAGAESDRSSSDGSSSGSSSDGSAPRDPRRRDGSGDGTPSGPAPRRRILVADDLEDSAASLAMLLQMQGHEVRTARDGDEAVGVARSFLPEIVLLDIAMPKLNGYEAARRILAENPAKRPVLIALTGWGHEENRMRTREAGFDHHLVKPVEPEALNRLLATVET, from the coding sequence GTGTTCCGTCCCCGTCGACACTGGCTGGCCGAGTTCCTCGTGGCCGTTCTCGCCGCATCCGCGGCGGCGTTCGCGCGCTCGTATCTGAGCCGCTATTTCGGCGAGCAGATCTCGATCCTCATCTTCGTTCCCGCGATCGCGTTCTCCGCATGGTTCGGCGGATTCGTTCCCGGCGTGCTGACCACGCTGCTCGCGGCAACGGCGCACATCCTGATGCCGCGAGAGGTCCCGCGCTCCCTCGTCGTCGATCCCCGGTCCGAGGAGATCCGGCTGGCCCTCCTCCTCGGGACCGGCATCCTCATCAGCTCGCTGTACGGCTCGCTGCGCTTCGTCCGCCGCGGCCTGGAGCGGCGGTTCGACCGCGCGCAGCTCATGCTGGAGGCCGCGCGCCGCCTCTCGGGAACGCTGGTCGTCGAGGAGATCCACGACGAGCTCCGCCAGATGATCGGCCGCGCGATCCCCTTCGACGGCATGATCGTCTCCTCCTACGACCACGACTCCCACGTGGCGCGCTGCGTCTACGGCTGGGTGGGCGGACGGATGCTGGATCCCGCGTCGCTTCCGCCGCTCACGATCGATCCCGACGGGCAGGGGATGCAGACCGAGGTGATCCGGAGCGGCAAGGCGCGGCTCTTCGCCGATGTCCGCGCGCGCGTCCGCCGGCCGGGGCGCTACTTCGACGTGGACCCCGAGGGGCGCGTGCACGATCTGTCGCGCCCGGGGGCCGGGCCTCCCGGAGCGCGGTGCGCCATGATGGCGCCGCTCAAGCTGGAGGGGCGCGTCGTGGGCATCGTGCAGGTGATGAGCGACACGGCCGGCGCCTATCGCCGCGATCACCTGGCCTCGCTCGAGGCGATCGTGGCGCCGATCGCGGTGGCGCTGCAGAACGCGGAGCTCTACGCGCGGGCCAAGCGCGAGATCGCCGAGCGGCTCCGCGTGGAGCACGCCCTGACGCTGAGCGAGGAGCGGCTGCTCGAGGCCGACCGCCGCAAGGACGAGTTCCTGGCCACGCTCGCGCACGAGCTGCGCAATCCGCTCGCGCCGATCCGGAACGCGGTCGGGCTGCTTCGGAGCAGCGGCGCCGATCCCGCGACGATCGCCTGGTCGGGCGAGGTGATCCAGCGCCAGGTGGGGCACATGGCCCGGCTTCTCGACGATCTCCTGGACGTGAGCCGGGTGAGTCGCGGGCGGCTCCGGCTGCGGACGGAGCGGGTGGACCTGGGTCAGGTCGTGCGGCACGCCGTGGAGGCGAGCCATCCCCTGATCGAGGCGGGGCGGCACCGCCTGGTGGTCGAGTTCCCGCCCCAGCCGATCCGGCTCGACGCCGATTCGACGCGGCTCGCGCAGGTCTTCTCGAATCTGCTGAACAACGCGGCGCGCTACAGCGAGCCGGGCACGACGATCCACATCAGCGCTTCGGGTGAGGGAGGGGAAGCGGTGGTGCGGGTGACCGACCACGGGATCGGCATCATGCCCTCGATGCTGCCCCGGATCTTCGAGGCGTTCCTGCAGATCGACCGCTCGCTCGAGCGCTCGCAGGGCGGCCTGGGAATCGGGCTCACGCTGGTGAAGCAGATCGTGGAGCTGCACGGCGGGCACGTCGAGGCGCACAGCGACGGCCCGGGGAAGGGGAGCGTGTTCACGGTGCGGCTGCCGATGCCCAACCCGGCGACGGTCGGTGTTGGGGCAGGCGAGGGCGGGACGGCCGGTGCTGGAATGGCCGGTGCCGGGGCGGAGTCCGACCGCTCGTCGTCGGATGGGTCGTCGTCCGGGTCGTCGTCGGATGGGTCGGCGCCTCGAGACCCTCGGCGGCGCGACGGGTCCGGCGACGGGACGCCCAGCGGACCGGCGCCGCGGCGCCGCATCCTGGTCGCCGACGATCTCGAGGACAGCGCGGCCAGCCTCGCGATGCTGCTGCAGATGCAGGGGCACGAGGTGCGCACCGCGCGCGATGGCGACGAGGCGGTGGGCGTGGCGCGGTCGTTTCTTCCCGAGATCGTGCTGCTCGACATCGCCATGCCCAAGCTGAACGGATACGAAGCGGCGCGGCGGATCCTGGCCGAGAACCCCGCCAAGCGGCCGGTGCTGATCGCCCTGACCGGATGGGGGCACGAAGAGAACCGCATGCGCACCCGCGAAGCCGGCTTCGACCATCACCTGGTGAAGCCGGTCGAGCCGGAAGCCTTGAATCGCCTGCTCGCGACGGTCGAGACGTAA
- a CDS encoding DUF6448 family protein gives MTTPRLAPPPAPHRLSAVIPCGIVLTLLWAVWPTAARAHCDGLDGPVVTAARQALQAGDPNLVLIWVQKKDEPELRRAFERTMKLRKLGADAKDLADTWFFETLVRVHRAGEGAPYDGLKPAGRDLGPAIPAADRAIATGDVAPLVKLLQGGVEEGLREQFEKVAALKGYAPGDVEAGRKYVGAYVTYLHYAERLYAASAHPAHGHFTEEEAATGSPHGQEE, from the coding sequence ATGACCACGCCCCGTCTCGCTCCGCCGCCGGCGCCGCACCGCCTCTCCGCCGTCATCCCCTGTGGCATCGTCCTCACCCTGCTCTGGGCCGTCTGGCCGACTGCGGCCCGGGCCCATTGCGACGGCCTCGACGGTCCCGTCGTGACCGCCGCCCGCCAGGCGCTCCAGGCCGGCGATCCCAATCTCGTGCTGATCTGGGTTCAGAAGAAGGACGAGCCCGAGCTCCGCCGCGCGTTCGAGCGCACGATGAAGCTTCGCAAGCTCGGCGCCGACGCGAAGGACCTCGCCGACACCTGGTTCTTCGAAACGCTGGTCCGCGTCCACCGCGCCGGCGAAGGCGCGCCCTACGACGGGCTGAAGCCCGCGGGACGCGACCTCGGCCCGGCGATCCCGGCCGCCGACAGGGCGATCGCGACCGGCGACGTCGCGCCACTCGTGAAGCTGCTCCAGGGGGGCGTCGAGGAAGGGCTACGCGAGCAGTTCGAGAAGGTCGCCGCGCTCAAGGGCTACGCGCCCGGCGACGTCGAGGCCGGCCGGAAGTACGTCGGGGCCTACGTGACCTACCTGCACTACGCCGAACGGCTGTACGCAGCCTCGGCGCATCCCGCGCACGGGCATTTCACGGAGGAGGAAGCCGCCACCGGCAGCCCTCACGGCCAGGAGGAGTGA
- a CDS encoding nuclear transport factor 2 family protein, with product MSRRMRGGPAVLALVTVAGLAGLIAAMILSGCGRKSETRSTENAPLQITDSLAGRPGAPGVSERAPGSPGIPTDLDSLAFRPKLEQVRADIDSGNAQYIQAWKVGSADLFANVFAKEGTLMRRDGKLLQGRERITSVMGNVFSKIRMRQGSIITRTLRVEGDRAYETGTYRFETVPVRGGPSSIDSGQFVQVWKYESGQWKMWRNDARPRG from the coding sequence ATGAGCCGAAGGATGCGAGGCGGGCCGGCGGTTTTGGCCCTGGTGACGGTTGCGGGTCTGGCGGGGCTGATCGCCGCGATGATCCTTTCCGGCTGCGGCCGGAAATCGGAGACCCGGAGCACCGAGAACGCGCCCCTGCAGATCACCGACAGCCTTGCCGGAAGGCCCGGCGCCCCCGGAGTCTCCGAGCGTGCTCCGGGATCCCCGGGCATCCCCACCGACCTGGACAGCCTGGCGTTCCGCCCCAAGCTGGAGCAGGTCCGCGCCGACATCGATTCCGGAAACGCCCAGTACATCCAGGCCTGGAAAGTGGGAAGCGCCGATCTCTTCGCGAACGTCTTCGCGAAGGAGGGCACCCTGATGCGCCGCGACGGAAAGCTCCTCCAGGGGCGCGAGCGGATCACCTCGGTCATGGGAAACGTCTTCTCGAAGATCCGGATGCGCCAAGGGTCGATCATCACGCGCACCCTCCGAGTCGAGGGCGATCGCGCCTACGAGACCGGCACCTACCGGTTCGAGACCGTTCCCGTGCGAGGCGGACCGTCCTCGATCGACTCGGGCCAGTTCGTGCAGGTCTGGAAGTACGAGTCCGGGCAGTGGAAGATGTGGCGCAACGACGCAAGACCGCGAGGGTGA
- a CDS encoding NAD(P)-binding domain-containing protein, with product MKIGILGSGSVGKAIGAGFAALGHDVKMGSREPDRDDVKEWRKGAGGKTSSGTFAEAAAHAQLAVLATAWSGTENAIKLAKPENLVGKVVIDTTNPLDFSVPGRPPVLAVAGGDSAGENVQRWLPQARVVKAFNIVGNPDMFRPSYPGGPPTMFIAGNDDGAKNEVRQVLEAFGWPDTVDLGGIENARYLEPLAMVWIVNYFRSGKGGSAFKLIRK from the coding sequence ATGAAGATCGGAATCCTGGGATCGGGAAGCGTGGGGAAGGCGATCGGCGCCGGCTTCGCGGCGCTCGGCCACGACGTGAAGATGGGGAGCCGCGAGCCGGATCGAGACGACGTGAAGGAGTGGCGAAAGGGTGCGGGGGGCAAGACCTCGTCGGGAACCTTCGCCGAGGCGGCCGCGCACGCGCAGCTCGCGGTGCTCGCGACCGCGTGGAGCGGCACCGAGAACGCGATCAAGCTGGCCAAGCCCGAGAACCTCGTGGGCAAGGTCGTGATCGACACGACCAACCCGCTCGACTTCAGCGTCCCCGGCCGCCCCCCCGTGCTCGCCGTCGCGGGCGGCGACTCCGCGGGAGAGAACGTCCAGCGCTGGCTGCCCCAGGCCCGCGTGGTCAAGGCGTTCAACATCGTCGGCAATCCCGACATGTTCCGGCCGAGCTATCCCGGCGGACCGCCCACCATGTTCATCGCCGGCAACGACGATGGCGCCAAGAACGAGGTGCGGCAGGTGCTGGAAGCGTTCGGATGGCCCGACACCGTCGATCTCGGCGGCATCGAGAACGCCCGCTACCTCGAGCCGCTCGCGATGGTCTGGATCGTGAACTACTTCCGGAGCGGAAAGGGCGGCTCGGCGTTCAAGCTGATCCGGAAATAG
- a CDS encoding L,D-transpeptidase family protein, producing the protein MVSLRNVSIPALFVLLILATANYAPAPPGVTERVQVRLPGLEQGSLTLRGERLWQPKALGRFYRARQARPAWSGRDAEDIVQAIRGVTADGLNPADYHLKAIEQMVSERDNGSSPELEGDLDILLSDAVAAMADHVRYGRVRPVTLNAAWNVDPREGAPPVEQQLAEIRSAPDLSRAIEARRPNHFIYKGLVRELASLRDIADQGGWPRVASGRPIAPGARDERVAAVRRRLEASGEFRGGAGADPAHYDAALAKAVRRFQDLHRIPADGVIGPTTVAAMNVPVQERINQVRANLERARWVLNGLRDDFLLVNIPAFKAYLIRDQRRIWEARTQVGDEYMKTPTFRSTMQTVVFNPDWTLPPTIAKYEVLDAMRNGDNVLMKWGLRIYDRRGREVHPASVDWNASPDRFPYTLRQLPGSRNPLGRVKFLFPNKYSIYLHDTPNQRLFAARDRTFSHGCIRVENAMELADLLLRDQIGAGGVRNAVAEGATRNVALEHPIPVLIVYWTVSVGAKGDVHYANDIYGYDAPLAAALNAGRRG; encoded by the coding sequence ATGGTTTCGCTACGGAACGTTTCCATCCCTGCCCTCTTCGTCCTGCTCATCCTGGCCACGGCCAACTATGCGCCGGCCCCGCCCGGCGTGACCGAGCGGGTGCAGGTGCGCCTGCCCGGGCTGGAGCAGGGCTCGCTCACGCTGCGCGGGGAGCGGCTCTGGCAGCCGAAGGCGCTGGGGCGCTTCTATCGGGCGCGCCAGGCCCGTCCCGCCTGGAGCGGCCGCGACGCCGAGGACATCGTGCAGGCGATCCGCGGCGTGACGGCCGACGGTCTCAATCCCGCCGACTACCACCTGAAGGCGATCGAGCAGATGGTGTCCGAGCGGGACAACGGCTCGAGCCCCGAGCTGGAAGGGGACCTGGACATCCTGCTCTCCGACGCGGTGGCGGCGATGGCGGACCACGTGCGCTATGGGCGCGTGCGGCCCGTGACGCTGAATGCCGCCTGGAATGTGGATCCGCGCGAGGGAGCGCCCCCGGTGGAGCAGCAGCTGGCCGAGATCCGGTCGGCGCCCGACCTGTCGCGGGCGATCGAGGCGCGTCGGCCCAACCACTTCATCTACAAGGGACTCGTGCGCGAGCTGGCGTCGCTGCGCGACATTGCCGACCAGGGCGGCTGGCCGCGCGTCGCCTCGGGGCGCCCCATCGCGCCCGGCGCCCGCGACGAGCGGGTCGCCGCCGTGCGGCGCCGGCTGGAGGCGAGCGGGGAATTCCGCGGAGGCGCGGGCGCCGACCCGGCGCACTACGACGCCGCGCTCGCCAAAGCGGTACGCCGCTTCCAGGATCTGCATCGGATCCCCGCGGACGGCGTGATTGGTCCCACGACGGTCGCCGCGATGAACGTGCCGGTGCAGGAGCGGATCAACCAGGTCCGCGCGAATCTCGAGCGGGCCCGCTGGGTGCTGAACGGCCTCCGCGACGACTTCCTGCTCGTGAACATCCCGGCCTTCAAGGCCTACCTGATCCGCGACCAGCGCCGGATCTGGGAGGCGCGGACGCAGGTCGGCGACGAGTACATGAAGACGCCGACCTTCCGCTCGACGATGCAGACCGTGGTCTTCAATCCCGACTGGACGCTGCCTCCCACGATCGCGAAATACGAGGTGCTGGACGCCATGCGGAACGGCGACAACGTGCTCATGAAGTGGGGGCTCAGGATCTACGACCGGCGCGGACGCGAGGTCCACCCCGCCTCGGTCGACTGGAACGCGTCGCCCGACCGCTTCCCCTACACGCTGCGGCAGCTTCCGGGCTCGCGCAATCCGCTCGGCCGCGTCAAGTTCCTCTTCCCGAACAAGTACTCCATCTACCTCCACGACACGCCGAACCAGCGCCTCTTCGCGGCGCGCGACCGGACCTTCAGCCACGGGTGCATCCGCGTGGAGAACGCGATGGAGCTGGCGGATCTCCTGCTTCGCGACCAGATCGGAGCCGGCGGCGTCCGGAACGCCGTGGCGGAGGGTGCGACGCGGAACGTGGCGCTGGAGCACCCGATCCCGGTGCTGATCGTCTACTGGACAGTCAGCGTCGGGGCAAAGGGCGACGTGCACTACGCGAACGATATCTATGGATACGACGCGCCGCTGGCCGCGGCGCTGAACGCGGGGCGGAGGGGATAG
- a CDS encoding isoprenylcysteine carboxylmethyltransferase family protein, with translation MSRVPLKQLIGIPMNVVLFLFLMVMAWGSWDGFFAHPVRVGVVAIHLLMMPVMTLCTAGRSRGVKHAPDWRPFFPLLMAHSLTTAWVMPYMDAREIWVLPGGDALRWTGLAVLAAGALLRVWPMMALGGRFASVAAIQKGHSLQTSGVYGFVRHPSYVGILLMDIGFAGVFRSSIAVALLPIVFWMFKRRMDVEEQLLVEEFGETYRGYMGRTSRLVPGVY, from the coding sequence ATGTCCCGAGTTCCGCTGAAGCAGCTCATCGGCATTCCGATGAACGTCGTGCTGTTCCTCTTCCTCATGGTGATGGCGTGGGGAAGCTGGGACGGCTTCTTCGCCCACCCCGTCCGGGTGGGCGTCGTCGCGATCCACCTGCTCATGATGCCGGTGATGACGCTGTGCACCGCCGGGCGGAGCCGCGGCGTGAAGCACGCTCCCGACTGGCGCCCCTTCTTCCCGCTCTTGATGGCGCACTCGCTGACCACCGCGTGGGTCATGCCGTACATGGACGCGCGGGAGATCTGGGTCCTGCCGGGCGGCGACGCCCTCCGCTGGACGGGGCTGGCCGTGCTCGCCGCCGGCGCCCTGCTTCGCGTCTGGCCGATGATGGCGCTGGGGGGGCGCTTCGCGTCGGTGGCGGCCATCCAGAAGGGGCATTCGCTCCAGACCTCCGGCGTGTACGGCTTCGTGCGGCACCCCTCGTACGTGGGAATCCTCCTCATGGACATTGGATTCGCCGGCGTCTTCCGCAGCTCGATCGCGGTGGCGCTCCTGCCGATCGTCTTCTGGATGTTCAAGCGCCGGATGGACGTCGAGGAGCAGCTCCTGGTCGAGGAGTTCGGCGAGACGTATCGCGGCTACATGGGACGGACGTCGCGGCTGGTGCCCGGGGTCTATTGA
- a CDS encoding PA2779 family protein: MKTRMMPLLFLAALLILSLAPTFGHAAEPDHIVSGPEIQARIDQKIQSEADDRQAIRDLLSRPDVRRVAGQAGLDLRRADAAIGTLSGPELTRLAAQARDADSQLAGGKTITMTWTMVIIVVVALVVLIAIL, translated from the coding sequence ATGAAGACCCGAATGATGCCCCTGCTCTTCCTCGCAGCGCTCCTGATCCTGAGCCTCGCCCCGACGTTCGGCCATGCGGCCGAGCCGGACCACATCGTCTCCGGCCCCGAGATCCAGGCCCGGATCGATCAGAAGATCCAGTCCGAAGCGGACGACCGCCAGGCGATCCGCGACCTGCTCTCACGGCCGGACGTTCGCCGCGTCGCGGGGCAGGCGGGGCTCGATCTCCGGCGCGCGGACGCCGCCATCGGCACCCTCTCCGGTCCCGAGCTGACCCGTCTCGCGGCCCAGGCGCGTGACGCCGACTCCCAGCTCGCGGGCGGCAAGACGATCACCATGACATGGACCATGGTGATCATCGTCGTGGTCGCGCTCGTCGTGCTGATCGCGATCCTCTGA
- a CDS encoding C39 family peptidase, with protein MTMLRLAAAGAIVASAALHGIPASAASPAAPTALAATQPAPGAEAAPVVRLLDVPYVPQSERLCGGAALAMVLRYWGDPRARAEDFASLVLPGENGIRGDSLVAAARARGCPVFPMQATAADLRDHLARGRPVIALLDTGTPVRHYVVLLAATPTGVILHDPAVGPFQTRSAQDFDKAWNAAGRWALLVLPPQGREGLADPSRVALEQSRTGTPAPPPPDTTAFDTPVIPEVATSGPTISGCDGMVSEGVQKARTGADAEAAGLLNAAATICPTSAAPVRELAGLRFREKRYADAGSLARRAIELEPNDAYTWRLLAGSRYMDGDVQEALEAWNHVSEPRSDLIKVEGLRRTRYEAVSDQVDLPPGYLITWDEYRRAQRRLDEVPAASRARMEVRPSADGAAQVRIAVSERPLLFDGPLDLGIAAGRAVASNEVALRLSSPLRLGELWTARYRFQQNRPRGMLTMDAPALGGRPGLFRLEGMGERQTYALQPSVEGVRVREDRRRVVVSYGDWISPDWRMEFGGGLERFVVVEAGGHNWATVQGALEAHSVGDHFAFTLSGAGWATGGERAFRAGDLLARYGSDDFNHGDWLMRAGFSAASSRAPLALWPGASNGSGRDPLLRAHPLLEEGIVNGLIFGRRLAYGNFERRVFPWEVKTVRIGLAAFLDTGKAWEPLVPRDIPWQFDVGGGLRLASLGGRGELRIDFGYGLRDQETAISAGLSAR; from the coding sequence ATGACGATGCTGCGGTTGGCGGCGGCCGGCGCGATTGTCGCGTCGGCCGCCCTTCACGGCATTCCGGCGTCCGCGGCGAGCCCCGCCGCCCCGACGGCGCTTGCCGCCACACAACCCGCGCCCGGCGCCGAAGCCGCTCCCGTAGTCCGCCTCCTGGACGTTCCCTACGTCCCCCAGAGCGAGCGGCTCTGCGGCGGGGCGGCGCTGGCCATGGTGCTCCGCTACTGGGGGGATCCCCGCGCGCGCGCCGAGGATTTCGCGTCGCTCGTGCTCCCGGGGGAGAACGGGATCCGGGGCGATTCGCTCGTGGCGGCCGCGCGGGCCCGCGGCTGCCCGGTCTTTCCGATGCAGGCGACCGCGGCCGACCTGCGGGACCATCTCGCGCGCGGACGGCCGGTGATCGCGCTTCTGGATACCGGCACTCCGGTGCGCCACTACGTCGTGCTCCTCGCGGCCACCCCGACCGGCGTGATCCTCCACGATCCCGCCGTGGGCCCCTTCCAGACCCGATCCGCGCAGGACTTCGACAAGGCCTGGAACGCGGCGGGCCGCTGGGCCCTGCTCGTGCTTCCGCCGCAGGGGAGGGAGGGTCTCGCGGATCCCTCGCGCGTCGCGCTGGAGCAGTCGCGAACCGGGACGCCGGCTCCGCCTCCGCCCGACACCACGGCGTTCGACACGCCGGTGATCCCGGAGGTCGCGACCAGCGGCCCGACGATCTCGGGCTGCGACGGCATGGTGAGCGAGGGGGTCCAGAAGGCGAGGACCGGCGCCGACGCGGAGGCCGCCGGGCTCCTCAACGCCGCCGCCACGATCTGTCCGACGTCGGCCGCTCCGGTGCGCGAGCTTGCGGGACTCCGCTTCCGCGAGAAGCGCTACGCCGACGCGGGCTCGCTCGCCCGGCGGGCGATCGAGCTGGAGCCGAACGACGCCTATACGTGGCGCCTCCTTGCCGGGAGCCGATACATGGACGGCGACGTGCAGGAGGCGCTCGAAGCCTGGAACCACGTCTCCGAGCCGCGCAGCGACCTCATCAAGGTCGAGGGACTCCGGCGCACGCGCTACGAGGCCGTGTCCGACCAGGTGGATCTCCCGCCCGGGTACCTCATCACGTGGGACGAGTACCGCCGCGCGCAGCGCCGCCTGGACGAAGTCCCCGCGGCCTCCCGCGCGCGCATGGAAGTGCGCCCCTCGGCCGACGGCGCCGCTCAGGTGCGCATCGCGGTCTCGGAGCGCCCGCTCCTGTTCGACGGCCCGCTCGACCTCGGCATCGCGGCGGGCCGCGCCGTCGCGAGCAACGAGGTGGCCCTGCGCCTCTCCAGCCCCCTTCGCCTGGGCGAGCTGTGGACGGCGCGCTATCGCTTCCAGCAGAACCGCCCGCGGGGGATGCTGACGATGGACGCGCCCGCGCTGGGGGGACGCCCGGGGCTCTTCCGCCTGGAGGGCATGGGGGAACGCCAGACCTATGCCCTCCAGCCCTCGGTGGAGGGCGTGCGCGTGCGGGAGGATCGGCGGCGCGTCGTGGTGAGCTACGGCGATTGGATCTCGCCCGACTGGCGGATGGAGTTCGGAGGAGGCCTGGAGCGCTTCGTGGTCGTGGAAGCCGGAGGGCACAACTGGGCCACGGTCCAGGGCGCGCTCGAGGCGCACAGCGTCGGCGACCACTTCGCGTTCACGCTGTCCGGCGCCGGATGGGCCACCGGCGGCGAGCGGGCGTTCCGCGCCGGGGATCTCCTCGCCCGCTACGGCTCGGACGATTTCAATCACGGGGACTGGCTGATGCGCGCCGGATTCTCGGCCGCCTCCTCGCGGGCGCCGCTCGCACTCTGGCCCGGCGCGAGCAACGGTTCGGGGCGCGACCCGCTCCTCCGCGCGCACCCGCTGCTCGAGGAGGGCATCGTGAATGGGTTGATCTTCGGAAGGCGGCTCGCCTACGGGAACTTCGAGCGACGCGTCTTTCCGTGGGAAGTGAAGACCGTGCGGATCGGCCTCGCCGCCTTCCTCGACACAGGGAAAGCCTGGGAGCCGCTGGTCCCCCGGGACATCCCCTGGCAGTTCGACGTCGGCGGCGGGTTGCGGCTCGCCAGCCTCGGAGGCCGGGGCGAGCTGCGCATCGATTTCGGATACGGACTTCGCGATCAGGAGACGGCGATCTCGGCGGGGCTCTCGGCGCGCTGA
- a CDS encoding DUF488 domain-containing protein, translating into MTPTLYTIGYEKRTQEEFFAILRRAGIDVLMDVRDVAWSHKPGFSKGTLSETTRTAGLEYVHAQFAGNPKKLRAKESETEGLIRAYEQHLEAHPEILQEFSTLIGDYARAEKRVCIMCFERSPADCHRGVLAARWKRKKRGRVEHLGTE; encoded by the coding sequence ATGACCCCCACGCTCTACACGATCGGCTACGAGAAACGGACGCAGGAGGAGTTCTTCGCGATCCTGCGCCGCGCCGGCATCGACGTCCTCATGGACGTGCGCGACGTGGCCTGGAGCCACAAGCCCGGGTTTTCCAAGGGGACGCTGTCGGAGACCACACGGACCGCCGGGCTCGAATACGTGCACGCGCAGTTTGCGGGGAATCCGAAGAAGCTGCGCGCGAAGGAGTCGGAAACCGAGGGGTTGATCCGCGCCTACGAGCAACACCTCGAGGCCCACCCCGAGATCCTCCAGGAGTTCTCGACGCTGATCGGCGACTACGCCCGGGCGGAGAAGCGCGTCTGCATCATGTGCTTCGAGCGCAGCCCCGCCGATTGCCACCGCGGTGTGCTCGCCGCGCGGTGGAAGCGCAAGAAGCGGGGGAGGGTGGAGCACTTGGGGACGGAGTAG
- a CDS encoding GNAT family N-acetyltransferase has product MFEPLIPPDQIRLLERYEMTCWRTWFMAPGPALIDQLGLRFENLYGAQLAISSKLDHLLFNRVLGLGNEEPVSPAIVDRIIQTYIASGVPRFFMQVSPVAEPKTITGWLKDRGFEMIEPWAKLRRGLGPAREIEFAPRIVQIPASDGHLAKVWGGIVQTAFEYPPETAEWFSELVDLGRWRTYLAYEGDKPVGAAALFVNGEWASFEIGVVLPEAQGRGIHSALIARRIQDAEAAGCKVMTMETSAEKGQGRAQSFRNARRMGFELAYFRENWEWNGAVI; this is encoded by the coding sequence ATGTTCGAGCCTTTGATTCCGCCCGATCAGATCCGCCTCCTCGAGCGGTACGAGATGACCTGCTGGCGCACCTGGTTCATGGCGCCGGGGCCGGCCCTGATCGACCAGCTGGGCCTCCGCTTCGAGAACCTGTACGGCGCGCAGCTCGCCATCTCCTCCAAGCTGGACCATCTCCTCTTCAACCGGGTGCTGGGCCTGGGGAACGAGGAGCCGGTGAGCCCCGCCATCGTGGACCGGATCATCCAGACCTACATCGCCTCGGGCGTGCCCCGCTTCTTCATGCAGGTGAGCCCCGTCGCCGAGCCCAAGACCATCACGGGATGGCTCAAGGATCGCGGCTTCGAGATGATCGAGCCCTGGGCCAAACTCCGCCGCGGCCTGGGCCCCGCGCGCGAGATCGAGTTCGCCCCGCGCATCGTGCAGATCCCCGCCTCCGACGGCCATCTGGCCAAGGTGTGGGGCGGCATCGTGCAGACCGCGTTCGAGTATCCGCCCGAGACCGCCGAGTGGTTCTCCGAGCTCGTGGACCTGGGCCGGTGGCGCACCTATCTCGCCTACGAGGGGGACAAGCCGGTCGGGGCGGCCGCGCTGTTCGTGAACGGCGAGTGGGCGTCGTTCGAAATCGGGGTCGTGCTCCCCGAGGCGCAGGGGCGCGGCATCCACAGCGCCCTGATCGCGCGCCGGATCCAGGACGCCGAGGCGGCCGGCTGCAAGGTGATGACGATGGAGACCTCGGCCGAGAAGGGACAGGGCCGCGCCCAGTCGTTCCGCAACGCCCGGAGGATGGGCTTCGAGCTGGCCTATTTCCGGGAGAACTGGGAGTGGAACGGAGCGGTGATCTAG